Proteins from one Fervidicoccaceae archaeon genomic window:
- a CDS encoding ABC transporter substrate-binding protein has translation MNAKVQIAVIAIVFLVIGIAVGFGLKTQTTSTTPSTNTTAQQSTSAKTLTTIALGGLFPLSGDLQTFGQQNSLALQLAASDINAFLNSSGLPYQVKVFIEDTQTNPNVALQKLQSLYAQGVKFIVGPMASSEVKNIMGFANSNHIIIFSPSSTSPALAIPNDFIFRLVVDDRMQGEALAQLAKYYGLKHVVIVWRGDDWGDNLANSTIANMALLGIDAITGPRYSVQASDYTSEVNQLANTVSSLIGKYGESSVGVVLISFEEGVQFIDQASQYQSLSSVRWIGTDGIAKSGKLISDPVAASFAVKTNFTATIAGTLPNPKYENLTARFIQSLGTEPISYAYNTYDIAWILTLSIITAGDYSPDKVIKILPTIASNYYGVTGWTQLNANGDRAYANYFIYAVDSQQGQYVWSYKGMYDTATKSFTFS, from the coding sequence GTTATCGGAATTGCTGTAGGATTTGGGCTGAAGACCCAAACAACATCCACAACTCCTAGCACAAATACAACTGCACAGCAGAGCACATCGGCGAAAACCTTAACCACAATAGCTCTGGGAGGCCTCTTCCCCCTCAGCGGAGATCTTCAGACCTTTGGACAGCAGAACAGTCTGGCTCTTCAGCTGGCTGCCTCAGACATAAATGCATTCCTCAACTCCTCCGGGCTTCCATACCAAGTGAAGGTCTTCATTGAGGATACACAGACTAATCCAAACGTGGCGCTTCAAAAGCTGCAGAGCCTCTATGCACAAGGAGTGAAATTCATAGTTGGTCCAATGGCAAGCTCTGAAGTTAAGAACATCATGGGCTTCGCTAATTCGAACCATATAATAATATTCAGCCCTTCTAGTACATCTCCAGCTCTAGCTATTCCTAACGACTTCATTTTCAGGCTAGTTGTCGATGATAGAATGCAGGGGGAGGCTCTGGCACAATTGGCAAAGTACTACGGTCTCAAACATGTTGTTATTGTTTGGAGAGGAGATGACTGGGGAGACAACCTGGCTAATTCCACAATTGCTAACATGGCATTGCTCGGAATCGATGCGATCACTGGACCTCGATATTCCGTGCAGGCAAGCGACTACACTTCTGAAGTGAACCAGCTTGCTAATACTGTGAGCTCTCTGATAGGAAAATACGGGGAATCAAGCGTTGGAGTTGTCCTCATATCCTTTGAGGAAGGAGTCCAATTCATCGATCAGGCAAGTCAGTACCAATCACTCTCCAGCGTAAGATGGATAGGAACAGATGGAATAGCTAAATCTGGCAAGCTAATTAGCGATCCAGTTGCAGCTTCCTTCGCAGTAAAGACGAACTTCACTGCCACTATAGCTGGAACACTGCCCAATCCAAAGTACGAGAACCTCACAGCGAGGTTTATCCAGAGTCTGGGAACAGAGCCCATTTCATATGCCTACAACACATACGATATAGCATGGATCCTGACCTTATCTATAATAACAGCAGGAGACTATTCTCCGGACAAAGTTATCAAGATCCTCCCAACAATAGCTTCTAACTACTATGGAGTAACAGGCTGGACTCAGCTCAATGCCAATGGAGATAGGGCATATGCTAATTACTTTATATATGCAGTGGACAGCCAGCAGGGCCAGTATGTATGGAGCTACAAAGGAATGTACGACACAGCTACAAAATCATTCACATTCAGCTAA
- a CDS encoding branched-chain amino acid ABC transporter permease, whose amino-acid sequence MLPPQLVNAIIYCSILSLLSLGLSLTYSITKVPNFAQASFAILGAYTTWTLVSLSRIGAVKNALLSGANPLEINASVYNYSIPLSVYLEFILVSFIIVGLVAVAQYLAVLRPLKRRGGSPTVLMIATIATDMFIFSVLNIYVDAASSSFLSAISTLSNQAGYKVPLSIDARDFTYYSYDLMGKAGVQRALFIAPILLAAILSSLELLLKKTKFGIALRAVVENPNLSGVIGINVELASVAAWFISGGVSGIAGSLIPLKFYTNTSTGMTLIISIFASSILGGIGSLYGSVLGAIIIGLSETVLLGYITALTGISSAYRPIIPLLIMTATLMLFPKGLAGIGPFKIKRR is encoded by the coding sequence GTGCTGCCTCCTCAGCTTGTAAATGCTATAATATACTGCTCCATTCTATCCCTTCTCAGCTTAGGGCTCTCCCTCACATATTCGATAACAAAGGTTCCAAACTTTGCTCAGGCCAGCTTCGCCATCCTCGGTGCATATACCACATGGACCTTAGTCAGCTTGAGCAGAATAGGAGCCGTGAAAAATGCCCTCCTCTCTGGAGCCAATCCCCTGGAGATAAACGCCTCCGTCTACAACTACTCGATCCCCCTATCTGTATATCTGGAATTCATTCTAGTTTCATTCATTATTGTAGGGCTGGTTGCAGTTGCTCAATACCTAGCAGTGCTGAGACCCCTCAAGAGAAGAGGAGGATCTCCAACTGTGCTAATGATAGCTACAATAGCAACTGACATGTTCATTTTTTCCGTTCTCAATATCTACGTTGATGCTGCTAGTTCCAGCTTTCTCTCAGCAATTTCAACTTTGTCCAACCAAGCTGGATACAAAGTTCCGCTGAGCATAGATGCGAGGGACTTCACCTATTATAGTTATGACCTAATGGGAAAAGCTGGCGTGCAGAGAGCTCTCTTTATAGCACCAATTCTATTAGCAGCAATACTCTCATCCCTCGAACTCCTTCTCAAAAAGACCAAATTTGGAATAGCTCTGAGAGCAGTCGTCGAGAATCCAAATCTCTCGGGTGTCATAGGCATCAATGTGGAGCTCGCTAGCGTTGCTGCATGGTTCATATCAGGAGGAGTTTCTGGAATAGCAGGCTCTCTCATACCACTGAAATTCTACACAAACACATCAACTGGAATGACGCTTATAATAAGCATATTCGCTTCAAGCATATTGGGAGGCATTGGTTCGCTGTACGGCTCAGTGCTTGGTGCGATCATTATTGGGCTAAGCGAAACAGTCCTTCTTGGCTACATAACAGCGCTCACCGGAATAAGCAGTGCCTACAGGCCAATAATTCCCCTCCTCATAATGACAGCAACCCTCATGCTCTTCCCAAAGGGATTGGCAGGAATAGGCCCATTCAAGATAAAGAGGAGGTGA